One Littorina saxatilis isolate snail1 linkage group LG12, US_GU_Lsax_2.0, whole genome shotgun sequence genomic region harbors:
- the LOC138981900 gene encoding calmodulin-like protein 5 — MSGANLSREKREQYMRVFNELDTDGNGWLSREEIGQWLKRAGYSLSETQIESVFRMIDKNSDGKITLDEFYTFMELINKPPDSTSKLRQVFTSMDTNGDGQLSEDELVGGLNRCGYQLTRQQVHKLIANLDTDGDGTISFEEFLAAFQ; from the exons ATGTCGGGCGCTAACCTGAGCCGGGAGAAGCGAGAACAGTACATGCGCGTCTTCAACGAGCTTGACACTGACGGCAACGGGTGGCTGTCCAGGGAGGAAATTGGTCAGTGGTTGAAAAGGGCGGGCTACAGTCTGTCAGAAACACAGATTGAG AGTGTCTTTAGGATGATAGACAAGAATTCAGATGGAAAAATCACCCTTGATGAGTTTTACACCTTCATGGAACTGATCAACAAACCCCCGGACAG CACGTCCAAACTAAGGCAAGTGTTCACGTCAATGGATACCAACGGGGACGGGCAATTGTCAGAAGACGAGCTTGTGGGAGGCCTCAACAGATGTGGGTATCAGCTGACCAGGCAGCAAGTGCACAAGCTTATCGCCAACCTCGACACAGACGGAGATGGGACCATCAGTTTTGAAGAGTTTCTTGCCGCCTTTCAGTGA
- the LOC138981902 gene encoding troponin C, skeletal muscle-like isoform X1 translates to MEETGKVSSRNKAAMAHLTAKERQLYSHVFLSMDVDGNGWLDSPELAEGCRRLGFTITDEQAAASFNAIDTNHDGRVTLDEFLAVMGHIEQSNPKAKKEAKLRRSFREMDVDEDGLLSEKELMDGLRDAGYNLSRDQAKRLCNDLDKNGDGKIDFEEFISMFQL, encoded by the exons ATGGAAGAGACAG GAAAAGTGAGTAGCCGTAACAAGGCGGCCATGGCGCACCTAACGGCCAAAGAACGACAACTCTATAGCCACGTCTTCCTGTCCATGGACGTGGACGGCAACGGGTGGCTGGACAGTCCGGAGCTGGCCGAGGGGTGTCGACGTCTCGGCTTCACCATCACGGACGAACAGGCTGCG GCTTCATTCAACGCCATTGACACGAACCATGACGGGAGAGTCACGCTTGATGAGTTCCTGGCCGTCATGGGACACATCGAGCAGAGCAACCCTAAAGCAAAAAA GGAGGCCAAGCTGCGGCGGTCGTTCCGCGAGATGGACGTGGACGAGGACGGCCTGCTGTCGGAGAAGGAGCTGATGGACGGGCTGAGGGACGCCGGATACAACCTCTCACGCGACCAGGCCAAGAGGCTCTGCAACGACCTCGACAAGAACGGCGACGGCAAGATCGACTTCGAGGAGTTCATCAGCATGTTCCAGTTATGA
- the LOC138981902 gene encoding troponin C, skeletal muscle-like isoform X2, whose amino-acid sequence MAHLTAKERQLYSHVFLSMDVDGNGWLDSPELAEGCRRLGFTITDEQAAASFNAIDTNHDGRVTLDEFLAVMGHIEQSNPKAKKEAKLRRSFREMDVDEDGLLSEKELMDGLRDAGYNLSRDQAKRLCNDLDKNGDGKIDFEEFISMFQL is encoded by the exons ATGGCGCACCTAACGGCCAAAGAACGACAACTCTATAGCCACGTCTTCCTGTCCATGGACGTGGACGGCAACGGGTGGCTGGACAGTCCGGAGCTGGCCGAGGGGTGTCGACGTCTCGGCTTCACCATCACGGACGAACAGGCTGCG GCTTCATTCAACGCCATTGACACGAACCATGACGGGAGAGTCACGCTTGATGAGTTCCTGGCCGTCATGGGACACATCGAGCAGAGCAACCCTAAAGCAAAAAA GGAGGCCAAGCTGCGGCGGTCGTTCCGCGAGATGGACGTGGACGAGGACGGCCTGCTGTCGGAGAAGGAGCTGATGGACGGGCTGAGGGACGCCGGATACAACCTCTCACGCGACCAGGCCAAGAGGCTCTGCAACGACCTCGACAAGAACGGCGACGGCAAGATCGACTTCGAGGAGTTCATCAGCATGTTCCAGTTATGA